A DNA window from Candidatus Micrarchaeota archaeon contains the following coding sequences:
- a CDS encoding anaerobic ribonucleoside-triphosphate reductase activating protein translates to MEFAHLEKTSLLDYPGRVASVLFTIGCNFRCPFCHNRMLVIPEEYPAHRLDEDTVLSILIKRKKYIDSVAITGGEPTLHHDFVEFLGRLKENGFSVKLDTNGTNPRMLDQIIREGLVDYLALDIKAPKERYSEVVGVTVTPEMMNNIEESFRLTINSGLPYEFKTTVVPTLHTVDDIEEIGRWLKELGAEHYVIQMFRPVKGSLVDRRFESIAPFKDSEVNMFYMTAKKWVKDVVLRQY, encoded by the coding sequence ATGGAATTTGCACATCTGGAAAAGACGAGTTTACTGGATTACCCGGGACGTGTCGCATCCGTATTGTTCACCATCGGTTGTAATTTTAGATGTCCTTTTTGCCATAACCGTATGCTCGTGATACCTGAAGAGTACCCCGCACATCGACTGGATGAGGATACGGTTTTGAGCATACTGATCAAACGTAAGAAGTACATAGATTCGGTCGCTATCACAGGTGGCGAACCCACCCTTCACCATGATTTTGTTGAATTTTTAGGTCGATTGAAAGAGAACGGTTTTTCGGTGAAACTGGATACGAACGGAACCAACCCCAGGATGCTCGATCAGATCATAAGGGAAGGTCTGGTGGATTATCTGGCACTGGATATCAAAGCACCTAAGGAGAGGTATTCGGAGGTTGTAGGTGTCACCGTCACGCCAGAAATGATGAACAATATCGAGGAATCCTTCAGACTGACTATAAATTCCGGGTTGCCGTACGAGTTTAAAACTACTGTCGTGCCGACGCTTCACACGGTCGATGATATCGAAGAGATCGGCAGATGGTTGAAAGAGTTGGGTGCCGAACACTACGTGATCCAGATGTTCAGACCTGTGAAGGGTTCGCTGGTTGACCGTAGGTTTGAATCGATAGCACCTTTCAAGGATTCTGAGGTCAATATGTTCTACATGACGGCAAAGAAATGGGTAAAAGATGTTGTGCTCAGGCAGTACTGA